A stretch of the Corylus avellana chromosome ca6, CavTom2PMs-1.0 genome encodes the following:
- the LOC132184522 gene encoding cytochrome P450 CYP73A100-like, giving the protein MAHLFATTIITVIFLISATNFFFSPTLLSATLPLLPLIVFYFGRRRSSANLPPGPFSIPIFGNWLQVGNDLNHGVLATMAQTYGPLFLLKLGSKNLAVVSNPELATQVLHTQGVEFGSRPRNVVFDIFTGNGQDMVFTVYSDHWRKMRRIMTLPFFTNKVVHSYSDMWEEEMDLVVDDLKKDEMVKTKGLVIRKRLQLMLYNIMYRMMFDAKFESQEDPLFIDATRFNAERSRLAQSFEYNYGDFIPLLRPFLRGYLNKCRDLQSRRLAFFNNFFVEKRRKIMAANGEKHKISCAIDHIIDAEMKGEISEANVLYIVENINVAAIETTLWSMEWAIAELVNHPTVQRKIRDEISTALKGQPVTESNLHELPYLQATVKETLRLHSPIPLLVPHMNLEEAKLGGYTIPKESKVVVNAWWLSNNPEWWKNPEEFRPERFLEEEGGTDAAVGGKVDFRFLPFGMGRRSCPGIILALPILSLVIAKLVCNFEMKAPVGMEKIDVSGKGGQFSLHIASHSTVAFDPIRA; this is encoded by the exons atgGCTCATCTCTTTGCAACAACCATTATCACAGTAATATTCCTTATTTCAGCCaccaacttcttcttctccccaACCCTTCTCTCAGCCACCCTCCCACTACTTCCCCTCATTGTCTTCTACTTCGGCCGCCGCCGCAGCTCCGCCAACCTCCCGCCAGGCCCTTTCTCCATTCCAATATTCGGAAACTGGCTGCAAGTTGGCAATGACTTAAACCACGGCGTTTTAGCCACCATGGCTCAAACCTACGGCCCCCTGTTCCTCCTCAAACTCGGCTCCAAAAACTTAGCCGTCGTGTCGAACCCCGAGCTCGCCACCCAAGTCCTCCACACGCAGGGTGTCGAGTTCGGGTCGCGCCCGCGAAACGTGGTCTTCGATATATTTACCGGCAATGGGCAGGACATGGTGTTCACCGTGTACAGCGATCATTGGCGGAAGATGCGCCGCATCATGACTCTGCCGTTTTTCACCAACAAAGTTGTGCACAGCTACAGTGACATGTGGGAGGAGGAGATGGATCTTGTTGTTGATGATCTGAAGAAAGATGAGATGGTGAAGACGAAGGGGTTGGTGATCAGGAAGCGGCTGCAATTGATGCTCTACAATATCATGTATCGGATGATGTTTGATGCAAAGTTTGAGTCGCAGGAGGACCCTTTGTTCATCGATGCGACTCGGTTTAATGCTGAGAGGAGTCGGTTGGCTCAGAGCTTTGAGTATAATTATGGAGATTTCATTCCTCTGCTTCGACCCTTTTTGAGAGGCTACTTGAACAAATGCAGAGATTTGCAGAGTAGACGGCTGGCTTTTTTCAATAACTTCTTCGTTGAGAAAagaag GAAAATAATGGCTGCAAATGGAGAGAAACACAAAATAAGCTGTGCCATTGATCACATAATAGATGCTGAGATGAAAGGAGAAATCAGTGAAGCAAATGTGTTATACATAGTGGAGAACATCAACGTAGCAGCCATAGAAACAACATTGTGGTCCATGGAGTGGGCCATAGCTGAGCTGGTCAACCATCCAACTGTCCAACGCAAGATCCGCGATGAAATCTCAACCGCCCTAAAGGGTCAACCAGTCACAGAATCTAACCTCCATGAGCTACCCTATTTGCAAGCCACAGTAAAAGAGACACTAAGGCTGCATAGCCCAATACCTTTGTTGGTGCCCCATATGAACCTTGAAGAAGCAAAGCTAGGGGGTTACACCATTCCAAAAGAGTCTAAGGTAGTAGTTAACGCGTGGTGGCTATCAAACAACCCCGAGTGGTGGAAAAACCCTGAGGAATTTCGGCCGGAGCGGTTCTTGGAAGAAGAAGGTGGCACGGATGCCGCAGTTGGCGGAAAAGTTGATTTCCGATTCTTACCATTTGGCATGGGTAGAAGGAGTTGCCCGGGCATCATACTTGCACTACCAATATTAAGCCTTGTGATTGCCAAATTAGTGTGTAATTTTGAGATGAAGGCCCCAGTTGGAATGGAGAAGATTGATGTGAGTGGAAAGGGGGGGCAATTCAGCTTGCACATTGCAAGCCACTCAACCGTCGCTTTCGATCCGATTAGGGCATGA